A DNA window from Kitasatospora atroaurantiaca contains the following coding sequences:
- a CDS encoding MGDG synthase family glycosyltransferase, with amino-acid sequence MNVLDHVSPDSLPRVGAARSHPAAPTRPLRALVITGSVGAGHNGAASELVRRLEARGLEATYRDYLDALPRRYQRLLRDGYAFSAGRAPGVFDWLFRSEERDSVVRSLTMRLCRLACRELAEWVGQDYDVVVTTFPFAAQSLGMLKQDGVLTAPAVCYLTDPAPHRLWVHPGVDVHLTVTQATAAEGTERYGVPMTAAGPLAPAAFAEPVDTARRQALRTGLGVPPGRRMALLVTGSMGLGDVMAGVRALRAVDGTVPVVLCGRNERLRRRIARLPGVVALGWRDDVPALMAAADVLVHNAGGLSLTEALVAGLPAVSYEVLSGHGRANAATLARSGLAPWPRTPATLAEALEQQAARGRVHLPELPEHQQAANVVDALARRRRAEETAGPEVRAA; translated from the coding sequence ATGAACGTTCTCGACCATGTCTCCCCGGACTCCCTCCCACGCGTCGGTGCAGCGCGATCGCACCCCGCTGCGCCGACCCGGCCGCTGCGCGCGCTCGTGATCACGGGCAGTGTCGGCGCCGGCCACAACGGCGCCGCCTCCGAGCTGGTACGGCGGCTGGAGGCACGTGGCCTGGAAGCCACCTACCGCGACTATCTGGACGCTCTGCCGCGTCGCTACCAGCGCCTGCTTCGGGACGGGTACGCCTTCAGCGCGGGCCGCGCCCCGGGCGTGTTCGACTGGTTGTTCCGCAGCGAGGAGCGCGACTCGGTGGTGCGCTCGCTCACCATGCGCCTGTGCCGACTGGCCTGCCGGGAGCTGGCGGAGTGGGTCGGCCAGGACTACGACGTCGTGGTGACCACCTTTCCCTTCGCCGCCCAGAGCCTGGGCATGCTGAAGCAGGACGGTGTCCTCACCGCCCCCGCGGTCTGCTACCTCACCGACCCGGCGCCGCACCGGCTCTGGGTGCACCCCGGCGTCGACGTGCACCTGACCGTCACCCAGGCCACCGCCGCAGAGGGCACCGAACGCTACGGGGTGCCGATGACCGCGGCCGGCCCGTTGGCGCCCGCCGCCTTCGCGGAGCCGGTCGACACGGCGAGGCGGCAGGCGCTGCGTACGGGCCTCGGTGTGCCGCCGGGGCGCCGGATGGCCCTGCTGGTGACGGGTTCGATGGGGCTCGGCGATGTGATGGCCGGTGTCCGTGCGCTGCGGGCGGTGGACGGCACCGTACCCGTCGTGCTCTGCGGGCGGAACGAGCGCCTGCGGCGGCGGATCGCGCGGCTGCCCGGAGTCGTGGCCCTGGGCTGGCGTGACGACGTGCCGGCGCTGATGGCCGCCGCCGACGTGCTCGTGCACAACGCCGGCGGGCTGTCCCTCACCGAGGCGCTGGTCGCGGGGCTGCCGGCGGTGAGCTACGAGGTGCTGTCCGGGCACGGGCGGGCGAACGCGGCCACCCTGGCCCGCTCCGGGCTCGCCCCGTGGCCCCGGACCCCGGCCACGCTCGCGGAGGCACTGGAGCAGCAGGCCGCCCGGGGCCGGGTGCACCTGCCGGAACTGCCCGAGCACCAGCAGGCGGCGAACGTCGTGGACGCTCTGGCGCGCCGTCGGCGTGCCGAGGAGACCGCGGGCCCCGAAGTACGGGCGGCCTGA